The window CTTGGTATTCCTTCTGCAGCCCAATAATAGGATAAATTCTCCACACTGATTTGATAATCTCTGGGAAAATGGACGAGGTAGAGGAAGTAATGTTTCAAAAAAGTAGGCAACTCTTCGAAGCTTAGAGACAGTACACTATGAACTGAATTGCAATATCCATCATTAAAACTAGTTCTTCCTGCCAAGTGAGATCCAATATTCTCATAAACCCTTTTCCACTCACTTAAAGTGGGTTGGGCAGCTAACAAGCCTCCTAACACTTTGACAGCCAATGGTAGTCCTCCACAatgttttatcattttcttgCCCATCTCTAACATGTCTACATCAACCTTAAACTCTGCACAACATCCCACGTAATATTTGGGATTTAAGATAAAGATGTAATGCAACAAGACATACAAAAGAGAGGTTAGTTGTTGTTACGTATTACCTGATGTGTCTTTCCTAGGAAAAGCTATCCTTCGAAAAAGTGTCCAACTTTCTTTTGGGGTTAAGCACTTTAGTTTGAAAGTTACGCATTCTGGATCTGCGCGTAGTGCAACGTTCTCGTTGCGAGAAGTAAATAATACCTTCCATCCTGAGATATATTTCTCAAGTTATAATTCctaaacaaagaaaatatatcGCCAGAATGTGTCTTGCaatgctctatatatatatattttcataaatcaaTTTTTAGAAAAGATAATAACAACAAACAGCAGATGTTTTACCTTTTGTTGGTGGAAACACATGCTTTATATTGTCCCAATCATCTTCTCTCCACATATCATCCAGGACAATCAAAGATTTGCTAGTTTCGAGTAGTCGAAAAAGTTTGTCTTGAAGCTCATCTTCAGTCATATCGGACCCTCTGTTTTCATCGTGATTGGAACTAAACCGCTGAAAGATAGTCTGCCACACATATTTTCGTGTAAACTGTTGTGACACACAAACCCACACAACTCCATCAAAATGTTTCTTAACCATCTCATGACTAAAAACTTGGCGAGCCAGGGTAGTTTTGCCAATACCACCCATTCCACATATAGAAACCACTTGAATGCTCTCTTCTTCTACCAAATAGCCAACCAATTTCTTCACCTTTTCCTCCAAACCCACAAGATCGCTTTCGTTGTCGCTAGGAAAAGTATGTCTCATCTCCCTTTGTCTTTCTTGGATAGTGTCTGAATACCCGCTGCCATTGACAATCATCTGTTGCACCCCAAAACTTTGCATATCTCGGATCACCTTGGAGATTCTCTTACTTATGCCTTCCATTTGAGACACAAGTTCCCTGCGATCCGCTATGGTGAAAGCAAGTCTTCTGATGCGCTTCCTGATTCCACTTGTTTGTCCAAGATCTTTCTTCAAAATAAATGTTTCGATTACATCCTCAGCGTCGAAAACGATTTCCTTGATCTCTTCCACACAGTTTCTAACCACTGAACTTGCATGTTTCTTGGCATCTACATCTGTTAAGAAGGACCTAAGCAAGTTGACATCACTTTTCAGTACAGTAAGTTGCTCGTTAACTTCCTTAAATCGATCAGATTCTCGGGCAAGAAGCTCCCAAAGCTTCTGAACTCCAAACGACAAAAGTGTCTCAGCCATATGTCTCCTGCTTAACCATGGAAGTAGAAATAGTATATTTATATCAATAATCACTAGAGGAAATCCAGGACGGGGAGTTTATGTTTTAGATCATATTTTCTTGGAAAAATTTACAGAATTAGTGTACTCATAACTTTCTAAAGAGACATGAACTAATTGAGATAAAAGAAGATTTGCAAAATGCAATATATCAAAGCACTTTCCTTGACAAGAAATGAGAAaactaaagaaataaaaacaatagtCACCTCTTGGGATCTCTTTTCTTCCAACTGATCTGTCGAAAAAGTGGTGTTTAGTTGTCTTGGTTAAATCTTGCTCAAGATCGATTATAAGAGTTGACTCCAAGTTAACACTGTCAGTGTCAAGTGTCAACCAGCCGTAGTCAAAATAGCGTGTGAATCCAAATACTTTGGCAAGAAAGTCTTTAGaaacattactttttttttttggtagccACTTCCTACTTGCCACGTCTCGTTTCACAGTTTCGttgaaagaaaaggaaagaaaggaTTTATATCTCTAAGTTGAATTGGTCCACCCGTTACATCTTTTGTCTAACTAAATAAAAGATAGGAAATGCAAATCACTTCGTTAGAAGATTGACAGGAAGATAACACATGACTCTGATAAATCACTGGGATATGAATGCTAAAATAATGCAGCTATCATAACTATTTTGGTCTATAGGAAGATCGGGAGCGCCCTCCTCGGTAGATAGATTAACCTCCCAGGATTTCGTAAAAGATTTCGAAgaataaataagaaattaagAAAAGGAACCCACAGATACTAATAAGTTCATCTTAAGCATCAAACATGTAGATACTCCTAAACACTTCATGGCCGACAGAGGAAAACAACTAGAGTAAGCTCCTGAAGACGAGTTCTATTGCAGCTCAATTATAATCACGAAAGGACTATTATAGattgatttttcttctttgacTATGAAGACAGGAACTCAAATCCGAAACGGCCTCTTGAAAATTCCAAGCAATTTCCGCgaataaaataacataattttaGTCTAAACTTAGTATGACTACTCACCAAATATACATCTTTCcaactattattatttgttcATTGTAAccatcttttcttttattttaacgctgatttattatgatataaaCTAAGTTAAAATTCGTGTTTTGCACAGAATCAacattttatacaaaaattattttatggattatatgatttttatatattatgaaataataaatatatattggataattaaaaagtcagtaATTATTTATtggtgtgaacatataaataaattttattaatccaaactacattttttctttttgatatggtacataattaaatttaaataatataacatacatataatatattttaaatattaatatttattaaatgatgttttctactcatatgattatttttgaatttgtacctgttataacaaaaactttaaattactaataacaaaattttcattgtgtgattaatagttttagtaatttaaactttttttagaaattaagttgtcaatatttgttaaaagcttttatcaagaaaaaatcttcaaaatttaaaatatttatgtacttttatatggtatatagtttaatttaaaacgatatatatatatatatatatatgtgtgtgtgtggctaatatggttgtttaatttattttaataggttaaaattaaacaaatatgatataagattacattaattttttatcaaatctttattattcaaaatcattaattgtcatatatattttagccatattaggtaattccgtaatttttatttaaggatataatgaagaacattaataatgaatttatggttagtttaataaatagcatattgtatatttagctgaaccaacttatttttctaaagatCTTAAGAATCATTCTGGTGATGATGACATATGACTACGAAAATATGTTGAATGATTctcaattaatattataaagGATATGTGATCCGTCTCTGTAACAACTTACAAGGGATataacaaaaaagttttaccaaaaaaaattcttacccTCTTTTCTCAATTTCTTGTCCATTTCTCACCACCATCAATATCTAGAAATGCATagatgtataaatatatatgtcaaaatatataatataatcaaaCAGTGATTTATAAATCTACTTGACGTTTGTTTACTGGATTAGATATGAACCTTTGtgtagataaataaaaaaaagtatcacaaatgaaacatattttaaagTATTGAGGATCAAACTCCTTGTTTTAGCTAGCAAAATCATTCGGTTTAGAGAGTATACAATGTACACAGCGATTTTCTTGAAATAAAATGTGACTTGCGTTGCAAAACAACATAGGTTCGTACTGTGTCAAGGAGTGTACACGTTTATTAGCAACAGTAAGGCATACTCGTCCACTAGAACTAAAAAGAGGACAGTAACGAGTTCATTTCATTGGCAATAGTGAATAGGAATCTAAACCTGATCCTAATCAGCTCGCTACTGATATTATTGGTCATTGCATTTTTCCAAATGATCCGACCGCGTATCAGTCTGTTTGTCATAATCTGAGCCTAACATGTCATTTCGATTGTCTACAACATCACATGGCATGTCATTGCATACAAAGAGATCTCACTAGAGTATTTAAGCACCAACGGTGACACACGATCCCTTTGAGCTGATTAACACACAAGAGAGCTTCGATCTAAGAGCCTCAAACTCGTCGTTTTCTCTCTCATCATTTGTCAACCAAATCGCTAAACATCGGTCCATCAACTCTCTACCGCAGGACCAAGACGAGCTTCCTTTCAGAATCCTCGCCCTATCGAACCTCAAGATATTGGAGAGGTTTGAATCAGATGGTTGCTCAAGGAAGGTTCTCATGGTTGTTTTAATGGCCTCGCACCATATAGGACGCCCAAGCTTCAAGAAATCCTGCAACGCCTTCACCGGAAGGTTTACACTCCCTAGTTCTGACTCATTGCGTCCGCCTTTACCGTGATAATCTGATCCTCCTAGCTTCAGTAGACTGTACGTATCCGCCAACTCGCTAAACACTGTTCAATAACCATGAAACTTCAGTGtaaatagatagatagataaaatagagacggagagagagagagaaagagacctTCTAGCTTGCCGTCACTCCTATAAACCTCGACTCCATGAAGTCCAGCATCTTTCAACCTCCGAATAACACTGACGTGATCCTTCAACGCCCACGGATGTGCAAGAACAGCTACACCACCGGTTTTGCATATAAGTCTCACTGCTTCCTCGGACTTCGGCTCGCTCCCTCTGCGAAAATAGTTGTCCGTGAGTAAACTTCATTACTCAATCCACCAAAAATAACTTGTTACATTTGAATACGAGTATAAAGGATTGTAAAATTATTCGTTCacataataatatacaaatccTAAAAACGGGTATTTGCCTCAATACAATTTTAGCTTTTCTTCGAGTTGATTCACGTTTGTTCACAACACAACTACACTATAAAGGATAAATGTAACTCCCAAGTCCCAACCAATGCCGAAAACAAAATCCTAGAGCAATCTAGCATGCCTACACTCCCTTCAAACATGTTAGATCTCTAGATAACAGACACAAACATAGCTGATGAACACTATTCAACACAGTACAATCATGAGCTAAAAATAACACGAGGACTCATTATTAATCATGTCAAACTAAGGGAACGTACGTGGCATAAGCAGGTCCATCATCATGTAAATATTTAGTAAACGCCTGTCGTAAATTCTCAACGTATCCACCTTCAAGAAGCGCTCGAGCAACGTGCATCCTACCGGGAGCAACATCCTCGCCAGCAATCCTGGTGACGTGTTCCCATTTGAGAGGTATCTTAAGTTTATTTAACTTCGACACCATTTCTCTTCCACGAACAAACCTCCCATCCCTTATCTTGGCCAAGAAGTTTTCTAATTCATCGTACATTGCCGGACCGGAAGCGCCATAGTACGCGAGTACATGCACCGGTTCCTCAGAACCGGACTCTCTGGAAGAGAACAATGTGCTGATCTCGATACCGGGAATGATCTTGATACCGAATCTACGTCCTGCTTCTACTGCTTCTGGAATACCAGCCAATGTGTCGTGATCAGTTAGAGAAAGAACCTTCACCTGCATTGTTCACATTCATAAGCAAATCAGATCATTGCTTAAGGCCCACCATAGGCCCAGGTTAAgcagaaagataaaaaaaaaactgtaagaTGTGAAACGAAACCCCATTGGTATGAGCTCTTTGGACGAGCTTTGAAGGAGAGAGAAAACCATCGCTGCGATTTGAATGAGAGTGAAGCTCGAAGACCAGTTTCTCTCCGCGTCTCAGAGAAGCGGTATTGATTGTTACGGCGAAGTCATCGGGAggaggagaggaagaagagcCTACGAAGAGCCAGTCGGTAACCGACTTAATAGCCTGTGATTGGTCAGaggtcgtcttcttcttcttgctacCGCCACGATTCTTTTTgttgtttctcttcttctccatggTTGGATTTGGAACCGCCGTGAGTTCGACCGTCAGAGAGAAACTAGAAAAGAAAACATGTTAAAGCAAAattgggaaaaaaaaataaagagaaagaagacagtcgCATCAGACCGGCCGGTACGACCGGTGGACCGCAATCCATATTGGTTTTGggttaaatgattaaaatttaatttttgacaAAAGTtacaagagaaaaagactaggatagcaccaaaccaagtttttgttcccaaagtagcactcaaggctcaaagtcacaaaaataggtttcattaaagaggtaaatatacacttataccccttgggttaattaatccaaaccttagggtttagagttaaggggtggggttttggaattagggtttaaaattttataaaaaataaatactaaaataaaaataaaatttatagaacagtttcaaaaattatttttaaactataaaaagaaaatttaaaaaaaaaattcaaaattttttttaaaaaaaattataaaatttcgaatctgaaaacatataatctgaaactataaattttttttttattttttttattttatttttattttttattttattttttatttatttttgtttgtttatttaatttaaactaaGGATATTAGGgacattttaccctttaatgaatgtcatttttgtgactttctccttctagtgctctttttgtgacataaacttcaaaaggtgctattattgacaattgcccaagtTACAATGGTAACTAATGTAAAACGCAAATCTCACACAACACGAAGAGACTCGAAAGGATTGGTGACGAAATTTAGACACTTCTCCAATGTGTTTAAGAACACAACCGAAGCACCTACCGACACAGTTTTCTGGATCTCAAACACATTGGAGAAGGTTCTTTTTCCGACATTAATTTAAATAGATTGATTTTGGGTTTTATATATGGAATGTGCAAAAGAAATTACTGGATCTGGAGATGTACAAAGATCTCTGGAAACTAtttgtttcttcattttcttggaAAAAAAGTGATTAATTTGGTTCGTAATTTTATACTGTCTGATGGAACTCGATTGTGGGAATTTAAGAGTCTTAGTGGAACTGATGAGATGTGGTAGGTTTGGGGATGAATAAGACGAAGATCTGTGTTCTCAGTCTGTTTGGTTGGTAGTTAAGTTGTAAAGAGACCTAATCTACTAAATGTAGCTTCTGCCATGTTTAAGTTGAGCTCAAatttatataatgatttaacAATGTCCGCCGTTGTTTCTGATGATATAATCTTGAATTGATAAAGCTTTTGGTGTTTCTGATATTTTCAGGATTTAAGTAAAAGTCCATCCATGCTTGTGATTGTGATAATATAAAAAAGCGAAGTTTGTGTTGTATATTTTAGAACAAGGAGATGATGCGGTTCAAAGAGGTATTTCTTTCCATCCTGtctgaaagaaagaaaactaaTTTGAATGTAGTCTCACCCTtaaaattttctcttttttctctGAGCTCAGTTTTGCTTCTTCACTATTTTATCTCTTACTTTCTTGATATACTTTGTGTTTATACATGACTCAGGAGAAAGAAGCGAAGAAAGAAGCTTTCAGGAAGTATTTAGAGTCCAGTGGAGTTCTTGATTCTCTAACCAAAGGTATTGCTTCAATTTTTCTATATTACCCATCACTTAACCTATCAAATAGTTTGATTGGTTTCTgacataatattttgatttatacTCTTTTATATGTACTGGAACACAATGCGGATTTGTAGTTCTGGTTGCTTTATATGAGCAGAATGACAAGCCTTCCTCTGCTTTAGAGTAAGTTCATGGACATTTACTTTGTTTCTAACCGGTATATGATTTATAATCAGACACTGAAGGACCTCCTAgctttggtttttgtttttgtttcaggtTCATCCAGCAAAAGCTAGGAGGTCCTTCAGTGTCTGATTACGAGAAGCTTCAAGCTGAGAAGTCTGATCTTCAAATAAAGTACAATGAGCTTTTTGCTAAACATCAAGAAACGTTGAGAGAGGTGTCACTTCCTAACTTGAATTTAAAAGTTCATCGCTAAACCATCTATAGTTGATTAGCACATGATTCCATTCTTACGTAGTTCCTTATTGTGGCTTTACAATAGCTTTCTTCACCATCCATAATCATTAATACATATCGAGTCACCCGTGATATACTGAAACTACTTGGCGCATTTTGTTTGTGGTTAATGTTGCAGTTAGAAGGAGTGAAGAGCTTGCATTCCCGAAACTCTTCGAAGGATGATGATGAGAGAGAGGTCATTGAAGACGAACACACGGCCCTTGTGGCTCCTCCTCACCACTAAATTGTTCGTTTTTGTATATGTAATTCTCATTGCGACATTTTCAATCTCCGTTACTGTTAGTATTTTGAGTGTCATTTTGCTTGCCTATACGCATCTAAGACGGGAAAATAAATCGCTGATTTAAGCTGACTTGTTGATTGTTCCACTGAATAATATCCACATATTCAAAATTCTTAGATCAAGATTATTTccgttttaaatatttagtcaaaaaagaaaaattatttcagTTTTTGCATGAGATCAAAGCAAACAGAATCGATCAGTAGATTTGTAAAACGTTATAAACAAgatttatttttggatttaCCCTAGGAGTGAGACTAACCAATAGGATTTTGTTGTTTCATATTCGATatctttaaaaacaaatattgtggagttatattatgtttttaagataaaagataaaaaaataaaaataaaaaatagtaatagttaaaaaaatctaaattcatAAATCTTTAGATAAACTTTAAATCATTGGATAAAtcctttttgttttaaaatataaatagtttttattattctatgtaatttttacttttattggCTATACGGTgaccaatcaaataatataGACTTTTTTTTACAACATAAGAGACTATTAGCCTATGAAACCACCAATTCAGACAGCTAAACGGGGGATAGTGAATCGACATATAGCATAACTGAAGGAGAACTCTTCGCACCACGTGCAACCTTGTCCGCCATTGTATTGTGTACCCTTGGAATATGTCTGTTGTTGAAGTTAGGAAAGAAAGTCTTACAGCGGCATAATTCTTCCATGTGTATAGCAAAGGCTGGTCATTCTTCAGGTGAtcacaccatcttcaccaattgagaacaatccgtcaCAAATACTACATCTGAGAACTGCAGAGTCTTCATACACTCAATTGCCCAAATCAGAGCTTCACATTCCGCATAAGGTGATAGGCTTCGTCGAAAATTTATTGCCCCCATCATTACTTCCTCCGAATCCATTTTCCGACAGTACTAACCCTGTCCAGTGAAAACATCTTGTTCCCTCCACGTTCTATCGACATAGCAGACTGTTGGAGATCCCATAGTCTGGCAGCTAACATCTGCCTGAGAATACCCATGATGTTATTAACCAAGGAGTAAGATATAAAGTACTCAACGATGAAACGCAGTAATTTACCAGAGCAACCTTAGAAAAGAGTGTATCATTCAGTAAAATTAAATGGTGTGGAAAATTTAAAAGCATAACTATTAAAGTCCACAGCTGAAATAAAGAGGAATGAAATGATTCTACACTATTTGAGATTTATGATTAATGTACgattgaattttaaataaattgtttatattttaagattcatagttagcttcttctttttttttgctaaaggaTTCATATTTATCTCAAAAAGTTTTTCTTCCTATATAAGGAACCTCACCCCCTGTTTTATATTGAACCTCACCCCCTCGGAAAATCTTTCGTGAATTCTTCTCTCAAAGTATATCTTTTTCGTAGATTTTTGACTCATCCGTTaatgtttctttgttttctgcTTTGGTGAATTTGGTAAATTCTTGATATTACTTTTGATTTCGTGTGTGCTAACGAGAATTGTACTTTTTATTGTTTCTAGATGTCAATGCAAATCTTTGTTAAGATTTTTACATTCAAGACCTTAACTCTTGAGGTCGAAAGCTCAGACACCACTTGCAAAGTCAAAGAAAAGATACAAGATAAGGAAGGAATCCCTACATACCAGCAGATGCTTGTCTTTGGAAAAAAACGCTTGAGGAATGTCGTCCCTTGGCTAtttacaatatccaaaaaaattcaaCTCTCCACATGATTCTCAGGTTTAGAGGTATGAGAATCTTCGTAAATAATTTTGAAGGCAATGCCATAATGCTTGAGGTCAACAGCTCAGTCACCATTGACAACGTCAAGGGAAAGATACACGATAAGGAAGGTATTCCTAACTACTAACAGAGGCTTGTTTTTGCTGGAAAAAGCCTTGAGGATGACCGTACGTTGGCTAGTTACAATATCCAGAAAGAGTCAACTCTCCACTTGATTCTCAAATTTAGGATGCGAATCTTCGTAAATATGTTTGACAAGACCAGAATAACTCTTGTGGTCAAAAGATCAGGCACTATTGCCAACCTCAAGGCAAAGATACAAGATAATGAAGGAATTCCTATCGAAAAGCAGAGATTGGTCTTTGTCGTACGTATTATGAAGGATGGTGACTGTACCTTGGTTGATTACGATGTCCAAAACGACAACACTTTACACATGGTTCTCATGTTGGGAGGAATTATGAAAATCTTTGTTAAGACTCTTACAGGCAAAACCATTGCCCTTGAAGTCGAAAGCTTAAACACAGTTGACATGGTCAAGGCCAAGATCCAAGATAGAGAGGGAATCCCTGCGCACCAGCAGATGTTGTTCTTTGCCGGTAAACAGCTCAAGGATGGCCATTTGGTGGATAACAACATTTGATGTcacagtttttaaaataaaacgaaATTGTTAATTTTGTTGGTATGcaggttttgtttgtttataataCTTTCAGTGCCACCGAATTTCTTTTCAGTCCACAATTTCGATAAGTGTTTAGTTTTAAATCCAAAGATTAttactatataaatttttttgatctaAAATATATGAAACTAAAGAACAAAATGTAATACCCATATCACCAATATGAATAttaaaggtttataaattataatattaatttatgatttgtatctaatttaataatttaacttTCTTATTGGGCGGCTTTCCATGATCTAAGAAAAGAGGAGGCAATTGAGCGACCTCAAGGCTCAACTACTCTGAAAAACGAGGTGTGGAAACTACAAATCCTTCCTAAGATTAAGCAATTCCTTTGGAATGTTATCTCGGGTGCTGTTCCTTCTTATGTTGCTCTGTGTACTAGAGGAGTTAAGTTGAATCCGACGTGTCAAAGGTGTTGTTATGATGAAGAAGATATCAATCATGTTCTGTTCCTTTGTCCTCGTGCTTCAGCAATTTGGAGGCAAACATAACTATGCTTTTGCAGCTTGCGAGTGATATGAAAGAAGATAAGTTGCATCAGTATCAATTTTTCTGGACACTGTGGTATGTTTGGAAGTCACGGAATGAGTTTTTATTCAATCATAGAAGTGTACATCCTTCTGAAGATGCTAGAAGGGTAAAAGAAGCTAATGATGAATGGGTTCAGTGTGTGAGAATGTCAGAAAGCAGAAGGGTCGAGAGACACAGAGATATCAGGTGGTAACCGCCTCCAAATGGATGGCTTAATTAAGTGCAATTTTGATTGCAGTTATAAAAATGGAGAACTGTTTTTTGGAATGGGTTGGATAATACATGATCATCAAGGCAAATATGTGTTGGCTGGTGGAGCTA of the Brassica rapa cultivar Chiifu-401-42 chromosome A03, CAAS_Brap_v3.01, whole genome shotgun sequence genome contains:
- the LOC103860387 gene encoding probable disease resistance protein At1g59620 isoform X1 — translated: MAETLLSFGVQKLWELLARESDRFKEVNEQLTVLKSDVNLLRSFLTDVDAKKHASSVVRNCVEEIKEIVFDAEDVIETFILKKDLGQTSGIRKRIRRLAFTIADRRELVSQMEGISKRISKVIRDMQSFGVQQMIVNGSGYSDTIQERQREMRHTFPSDNESDLVGLEEKVKKLVGYLVEEESIQVVSICGMGGIGKTTLARQVFSHEMVKKHFDGVVWVCVSQQFTRKYVWQTIFQRFSSNHDENRGSDMTEDELQDKLFRLLETSKSLIVLDDMWREDDWDNIKHVFPPTKGWKVLFTSRNENVALRADPECVTFKLKCLTPKESWTLFRRIAFPRKDTSEFKVDVDMLEMGKKMIKHCGGLPLAVKVLGGLLAAQPTLSEWKRVYENIGSHLAGRTSFNDGYCNSVHSVLSLSFEELPTFLKHYFLYLVHFPRDYQISVENLSYYWAAEGIPRPSYSEGATIEEVAEGYIADLVKRNMVISEKNASTSKFETCHLHDMMREVCLLKSEEENFLQIVHGSSSSTACSKSHRKSRKLAVHRADETFSMEKEVYSPNLRSLLFIWGSDWRASGLFFDRLKMMRVLDLSRAHFEGGKIPSSIGKLIHLRYLSLYKAHVSRLPSSMRNLKQLVYLNLCLYARYPVYVPNIFKGMQELRYLSLPSGRMHDKTKLELGNLINLETLKFFSTKHSSVTDLHCMTRLRNLLIIFNQEGCTMETLSSSLSKLRHLESLNIDYNHFKVFAPTNDENGFVLDCIHLKKLELCIYMPGLPDEKHLPSHLTTISLTGCRLKEDPMLILEKLSHLKEVDLGKRSFCGKRMVCSRGGFPQLQMLLFLGLHEWEEWIVEEGSMPLLHTLDVSYCAKLKEVPNGIQFLTSLKDLCMGEEWKKRLSEGGEDYYKVQHVISVRFGGKA
- the LOC103860387 gene encoding probable disease resistance protein RXW24L isoform X3 — encoded protein: MAETLLSFGVQKLWELLARESDRFKEVNEQLTVLKSDVNLLRSFLTDVDAKKHASSVVRNCVEEIKEIVFDAEDVIETFILKKDLGQTSGIRKRIRRLAFTIADRRELVSQMEGISKRISKVIRDMQSFGVQQMIVNGSGYSDTIQERQREMRHTFPSDNESDLVGLEEKVKKLVGYLVEEESIQVVSICGMGGIGKTTLARQVFSHEMVKKHFDGVVWVCVSQQFTRKYVWQTIFQRFSSNHDENRGSDMTEDELQDKLFRLLETSKSLIVLDDMWREDDWDNIKHVFPPTKGWKVLFTSRNENVALRADPECVTFKLKCLTPKESWTLFRRIAFPRKDTSEFKVDVDMLEMGKKMIKHCGGLPLAVKVLGGLLAAQPTLSEWKRVYENIGSHLAGRTSFNDGYCNSVHSVLSLSFEELPTFLKHYFLYLVHFPRDYQISVENLSYYWAAEGIPRPSYSEGATIEEVAEGYIADLVKRNMVISEKNASTSKFETCHLHDMMREVCLLKSEEENFLQIVHGSSSSTACSKSHRKSRKLAVHRADETFSMEKEVYSPNLRSLLFIWGSDWRASGLFFDRLKMMRVLDLSRAHFEGGKIPSSIGKLIHLRYLSLYKAHVSRLPSSMRNLKQLICVWERNGRRDYQKEEKIITKSNTSFLFGLEGKLDFILGGLSGVD
- the LOC103860387 gene encoding probable disease resistance protein RXW24L isoform X2, encoding MAETLLSFGVQKLWELLARESDRFKEVNEQLTVLKSDVNLLRSFLTDVDAKKHASSVVRNCVEEIKEIVFDAEDVIETFILKKDLGQTSGIRKRIRRLAFTIADRRELVSQMEGISKRISKVIRDMQSFGVQQMIVNGSGYSDTIQERQREMRHTFPSDNESDLVGLEEKVKKLVGYLVEEESIQVVSICGMGGIGKTTLARQVFSHEMVKKHFDGVVWVCVSQQFTRKYVWQTIFQRFSSNHDENRGSDMTEDELQDKLFRLLETSKSLIVLDDMWREDDWDNIKHVFPPTKGWKVLFTSRNENVALRADPECVTFKLKCLTPKESWTLFRRIAFPRKDTSEFKVDVDMLEMGKKMIKHCGGLPLAVKVLGGLLAAQPTLSEWKRVYENIGSHLAGRTSFNDGYCNSVHSVLSLSFEELPTFLKHYFLYLVHFPRDYQISVENLSYYWAAEGIPRPSYSEGATIEEVAEGYIADLVKRNMVISEKNASTSKFETCHLHDMMREVCLLKSEEENFLQIVHGSSSSTACSKSHRKSRKLAVHRADETFSMEKEVYSPNLRSLLFIWGSDWRASGLFFDRLKMMRVLDLSRAHFEGGKIPSSIGKLIHLRYLSLYKAHVSRLPSSMRNLKQLICVWERNGRRDYQKEEKIITKSNTSFLFGLEGKLDFILGPTIYVFMSAGGLSGVD
- the LOC103860388 gene encoding 3',5'-nucleoside bisphosphate phosphatase, with translation MEKKRNNKKNRGGSKKKKTTSDQSQAIKSVTDWLFVGSSSSPPPDDFAVTINTASLRRGEKLVFELHSHSNRSDGFLSPSKLVQRAHTNGVKVLSLTDHDTLAGIPEAVEAGRRFGIKIIPGIEISTLFSSRESGSEEPVHVLAYYGASGPAMYDELENFLAKIRDGRFVRGREMVSKLNKLKIPLKWEHVTRIAGEDVAPGRMHVARALLEGGYVENLRQAFTKYLHDDGPAYATGSEPKSEEAVRLICKTGGVAVLAHPWALKDHVSVIRRLKDAGLHGVEVYRSDGKLEVFSELADTYSLLKLGGSDYHGKGGRNESELGSVNLPVKALQDFLKLGRPIWCEAIKTTMRTFLEQPSDSNLSNILRFDRARILKGSSSWSCGRELMDRCLAIWLTNDERENDEFEALRSKLSCVLISSKGSCVTVGA
- the LOC103860390 gene encoding C-Myc-binding protein homolog isoform X1 encodes the protein MMRFKEEKEAKKEAFRKYLESSGVLDSLTKVLVALYEQNDKPSSALEFIQQKLGGPSVSDYEKLQAEKSDLQIKYNELFAKHQETLREVSLPNLNLKLEGVKSLHSRNSSKDDDEREVIEDEHTALVAPPHH
- the LOC103860390 gene encoding C-Myc-binding protein homolog isoform X2, encoding MMRFKEEKEAKKEAFRKYLESSGVLDSLTKVLVALYEQNDKPSSALEFIQQKLGGPSVSDYEKLQAEKSDLQIKYNELFAKHQETLRELEGVKSLHSRNSSKDDDEREVIEDEHTALVAPPHH